In Chrysemys picta bellii isolate R12L10 chromosome 4, ASM1138683v2, whole genome shotgun sequence, the sequence CGCATTAATGCCAATAGAAGTGATGTGATTAATTCCATATATTATATGCTGAAAAATACCTCATAAAACTGTTGCAAGGTTAAATTCATCagcttgtaaagtactttgagattctCAGTGGAAGGTGCAGTAAGAGcgtaaagtattattattagatccgttttcaagaaaaggaaatgccCATTAGAAAAATGGGAACCTTAAGTATGCATATAAATGGCTATTCATATAGAAATTAAACGTAGCTCACTCACCTTTTATTTAGCTCTGTTTCTCGAAATTCCCATTTTTGAAACTGGCCTATCAAATCAATAGGAGCCCGAAGGAtatcttttacatttaaaaagaacTCCTAAAAAATAGGGATGCAGTTTGAAATCAGCGTAAGCCAGACACAACCTATGCTTACTATACCAAAGTAAATTTTCAGTTAGCCATTTTAATACTTGTTCCTAGATACAATTTCAGCAAGGTTCTGCTGCTACATACCtcccaaaataagaaaaatacacTTATTTTGCATTACCCACCCATTATGAGCATTAAGCTGCTCTTTGTCAAGGTTGTGACCTAACACAACATATTAGACATTAACAACAAACCATTGCAATTTAATTTCTTTATACTATGATCTTTTTAGTTTGGAGTCCCTGTAACAATCTTGTCAGTTGTGAACAAAGTGAGGTAATGATAACTTACATTTGTTATGAATCTCTCCTTTGCTTACTGTATTTCAGGTTGTGGAAATATGAATTGTGTTGTCTGGAAGAAAAGTCTTTTTGCTGTGTTTCTGATTCTAGTACATAACAACTTTCCTTCATTAGACTTGTGTATTTCCCTCAAGCAACAATTTCATTCTAGTGTTGATGCAGGGAGTAATGTGTATTGCTTAATGCTTTTACTATCACCACAATAAATCGACTGTCATTAGCACTAATTGATAGACCAAAACTAATTGCACaccacactttaaaaaacaaaacagtgtgtcAACTTACCCGTCATGAAAAGGCAGGGCTTAACTGGAGTGATCTAAGTTGCTCACAGTGCACAAGTGCCATGCAAGTTTTTTCCAGACAGCTCTGCAAATGCAGCTCAGCCCTGACATGCACCAGTTTTTTTATTTCAGTAACTGGCCTGACTCAAGAAGACATTTCCATTGTGCAGAACTGTGTGGTGGTTTTGAGATGTGTGTACGTAGGGACAAGGAGCAGATACTGGCAGTGGtactaaaaaaatttttttaaatgaaagacaaCAGATATATTCAGCAGAACATGTGTGATTCTTGTGCCACCTGGATACCTAATCATCTCTCCACATTTTCCTCACCACTTTAGGTATTATTGGCATAAAAGGAAATATGTCAGAAATATATGTAAAAAGAGGCAATAGCTAAAGTATTTCACTAGACAGCATTTCTGGAAGCTGTTAGGTTGGTTTTGTTTTCCAGCCCACACAATTATGAGGGGTCTCAGATTGCTGCATGAAGAATTATAGATCGAGAGTAGCAGCCTTAACTCAAACAAATGTAAATAATTTATAACTTTAATTTAGTTATACTGGATAATGTGCTACCACCcttaaaatcaatttttatttgattttccaTAACACACAAAAAATGTCATCGCATTCACTACAGTAATAAAAAATGGGCCCAGTCCTGAGAAGTGATCTAGCCCTGAGTTTcaactgagttcagtggagttgAGTGCACTTAGCTCCTTTGGGGATTGGTTTACATTATTGGGGTATAGAATAGCACAAACTTTAAAGAATAAGGAAGAAGAGAGGAAAGCTTGCTTACATTCAGGAATTTCTCATATTGAATAGCTGATTCCATGGTGTTGTTTGAATAATCCAGCGTATCCTTCCAAGAGTGCATCAGGAAAGCCAGCCGTAACTGTCGTGCTATTAGGAATTTTAAGATACAGATGGAAAATCATCATTATCTAatatacttatatggccccaaaATAATAGTGTCTGAGCAACTCATCATCTTTAATGTACTTATCCTCACAATGTTGCTGTGAGGTATGGAAATACTGTTGTCTCCACTTTACAGATGtagaaccaaggcacagagaagctCAGGGCCAGATCTGTGAAGGTATTTAGCTGCTGAAAgaagcagataggtgcctagtgggattttcaaaggcactttttaaaatccacTGGGTGTCTCTCTTCATTTTTAAGAggttaaatgcctttgaaaaatctggacctaagagacttgcccaagatcacatgggAAATACATggtggagtagggacttgaacccaggtctcctaagtcctaggctagtgccttaaccatCCTCTCTTACCcacaaaattgattttgcttgaaATTGATTCCAATGCTCTGTATTCCTAAACTACTGTAGTATGAACTAAAAAGAATTGTTAAGCACAAATtcaattacaaaaaaataaaaaaataaaataaacaaacaacccaaACTTGCTAATTCCCATTTTAATCAGGAAATGTATATAGTACAAGAAATAATGTTCAatttatggcttttttttttaattgctactTTTCTTGGCTTAATTttcttaaaaaatacattttacaagtTTCATAGAAAAGTGTTTCTTCCACAAATAAGATTTTACCTGTATGTTTCTTCAGCGCATCTTTAATAGTAATGAAGTTTTTTAAAGATTTAGACATTTTACAGCCAGCAATTGTTAAATGACCAGTGTGCAAAAAATATCGAACCCAGTGATCATTTTCAAAGTATGCCTGCAGCAAAATCACAAACAGAAAGGAtaagtggtttttttgtttgtttttttgtttttgtttttttaaacacatacgTCCACACACATAAGGTTTCTGAACAGgaaaaaatataacaaaacaaaagcaccatGATGATACAAAAAGGATTTTCTGAAGGCACATTTCCTAAACATGATCAGGAATCACAAAATGCTACTCTTCTAGAGCTAAAATACTGTTCAGATTATGCCCCCAATTCTACAATTGGATCTGCATGGGCATATGCATATGCCtggagctccactgacttcagtggactccACATAGATGCAGACTCCCACCTGTGCAGATCCAGCTGCAACAAGGGATTCCGTGCATGTACCACATGACCTGCTGCACCCAacctgagagtgagaactctgtttttctccaacaatTTGTACCTACTGTAGTTATAAATACCCAAGATTACAGTAACCaaagaaaaaggaggaaaaataactgtttttcagttttttcctTTGAGCATTTATCACCACATTGGATATGATCAACTTCACTATTTTATTGATAGTCACCAGCTAAGGGAAACTGTACTTTAAGAGTTTGGGGTTTCTGGGCTTTTCTGGTATAATTTTTGTATAATAGAAACTAAAGACAGATGGTGAACGTCACCTACCTCAGACTGTGCCAATTCATTGTCATGGTGGGGGAATCGAAGATCAAATCCCCCTCCATGAATGTCCATCGACTCTCCCAGAATAGATCCAGCCATAGCAGAGCATTCAATGTGCCAACCTGGACGGCCCTGTTTAGAGATAAACAAGTGACTTCAGTACAGATTAAATAttctttgtgtattttttttttttttaaagaaacccttCTTAGGAGAAACTACTTTCTATCCACACCTTTGTCCactaataaatacaaataaattaaaatgacacAGAAGTATGAGGGAGAACAAATTTTTAATAATCATCCTTGATACAATACAAAAATAGTGTTGAACTTCAATATCTCCCATACAGTAATAAATCATACATGCCAAATGCATCTATGAGCAGATGAATATACAGAACACAGTCCTGGGCCTGCTAATACTTTCAAAATAAAGTATAGCATTCAGGTAATGGTTTTGTCTTTCTTAACATCACAAGGGAAATTTGCATTTATTCTAGGGATTGTAAGTCTTGGAACCCTTGCCTTAAAGTGAGGCATTCATTCTTATGCAAACTACTTTCAAATGAGTGCAATCTTCTCCCCATTCATTCCACCAGGCATTTCGATTTGAGTACAGAATACTAAACTGAAACTTTGGGAGGTTAATAATGGGAAAGTGGACAAGGTAGACAGATCCCTATGTGAAGAGGCACATTGATAATATTGATTTAACGGACAAAATTTCTGCACACAGACTTCTATTTGAGCAGTGGCTAATAACTGGCTAACTACACACTGTATAGGACGGGGTCgacaacgttcggcacgtggcttgccagggtaagcaccctagcaggctgggccagtttatttacctgctgacgcggcaggttcggctgatcgcggcccccattggctgcggttcgccatcccgggccaataggggcggcgcaggcgagggatgtgctggccgcggcttcccgccgcccccattggcccgggacggcgaaccgcggccagtgggggccgcgatcggccgaacctgccgcgtcagcaggtaaataaactggcccggcccgctagggtgcttaccctggcgagccgcatgccaaacgttgctgacccctggtatagaaTATTATTAAATGAACACAGCAATGCTACTGAACAAAGTATTATTGCAATCTAGACTTCATTAGATTCAAGATGAGGCTGGATCATTTGTTGTACAAGCTAGTACAGATGATATTCATAAGTTGTAGAATGATTAGCTTCTGCATGATGTGTGTGGTTTGAACACACTGATCCTTACCTTTCCCCAAGGGGAGTCCCACGAGGGCTCTCCTGGTTTGGAGGATTTCCACAAAGCAAAATCATTCGGGGAACGTTTCTCACTCAAACGATCAGCTGAGATACTGAGGTCACCTGTCAATGGAGAAAACTTTGTACATAGTTGCACTTTCTTTAAACATTAGCGTTACCTACTCTTGGCTCTGCTGTAACTTTCAATGCAaaaactccccccaaaaaacaaaaagccaccaCACTAAAAATTTACAATAGTAATCCTTTGCCGCTCCTGAGACTACCAACAAAAGTGTCAGTTGTGAAGCTTCTTAAGCCCTGAAATATGTGATTCAACTGCCACTCTCTCTGAGCATGCATAATTACAGCattacacccccccccaacacacacaatattaaggttgcaaattcaagcagtcagaagttagaaaatgccagaataaaGGCCTGTGCAACCTGAATTCAGGTTCCTTTTGCGTATGCATTATGATCtgttctttaattacatgatcacatactattttttccatagcaTCTCTGTCTCATTCAGGAGATGACACAGGATGGATAGTAATCACTGAATGtgtagctattcaatatttctttttatccttatCATTCATTGTGTGACCCCATGTACTATCTATTGCAGACCATTAAAACCTTGCACTGAatatagaattattaatttcctcctgggcATTGTGCTTGGTTACAAATTTTGGCATCACCCTCTACCACAAGTTTTAATTAAAAGAGGGCTGCACCCATTTAGCTCAGCACAGTAACACGAATATTTACAATGCTAAGGACAGTTCTCAATATATAAAAGTAATTTACATTTGAAGCAGGCAAGTTGTAACAAGCTGATCCAACCCCATTGCTGGTCACTGATTTCAGGAAAACAGCTAATTTGTAGTGCTGATCGGGAATAGTTCAACTAAATGTTTTTACATCAAAAAATTCTGATTagttgaaaccaaaactttttgcaggAAAGGGTCAATTTTGACAAATTTCTTGACTCAAAATTGTTGGAAAAAAGTTTCATAGTTGTTGAAACACCCTATTTCAACATAGAATGAAAGATTCTGGTTTcccaattcaaaatgactttttgtttcaaaatttaagctAGAATAATTTTTTTAGAATATAAAAATTGGTCGAAATTTAAATGTTTTGACTgatgcaaactgatttttttttctttcagatttttGGTTTATAACATTTTTTGAGATTGACTTCTTGTCCTGACTTGGGACAAaaatttgtttcaaaatcttAAAATTGTTTGCAAGACAGGAAAACTGTTGCCAGCCCAACTCTACTCATTTGTGACTCCAAAAATAAAAGAAGTGCAATGTGGAGACtacaaaatgtttccattatgCTAATGGGCCTAAACCAAGTCAATGGGAATGACTGACGGTGTGCATGTTGTAGTAACTTAAGTGAATATTGATTTTATTACCTTCACCCTCCTGAAGAGCTTTCTGATCACCTACAGCTTCAGGAACCAACTTAGCATAGGAGTGTTTCTCAGTGGCATCAAACTTCATTGTATCAAAGTAGACAGAGCCATTTGATACATAACTAGAAGGTTAAAAGATTAACAAAGGCTCTATCAATATAAAACTAAAACTCAGCAATAAGCATCTCTATCCATCCTATATAAGATCTTCAGCAGGACTACTTGAGGAGTATGGTACTTGAGGAGTATGTTCAACACGAGTAAGGATGACAGAATTTGTTCCTAAATTGTTAAAGTGCATGGTAAAAACTTTAGGTAAAAACTGTAAAAAGCCAGGGTAAATAGGAAAGCCAATTAACAttaatttgttaaataaatattttagcaaGATATAAAAAGGACACTATTAGATATTTCTCCTTTATAAATGTTAACATTTCCTCCCATCTTTTGATTGTCTGCAATAACGTAACAATTACAAGTTACATTTACTTTCcaggttgtttgcagtgttggtcCCCGGATATTTGAGAGAGAACGTGGGTGAGATTCCTTTtattccaccaacagaagttggtccaagagacagagacaagctttcgagctacgcTGAGCTCTTtgggtccattaaaagatattagcttacctaccttgtctctaaTTTATTTTCCAATCAATTTTGTCCTCCTCTATTTGGCCAATTTATTTTGCATTGGCTTTAATGGGTCAGCCTTAGGATTTTTTCCCTCCTTCTCTGTTTCAAAACCACTAGGAGTGTGCAGCACTCAGAGCACAGGGCCAATTTTCCAGCAGACCTATGGCTTGAGCATAGGCACAAAAGCAGGTTTTGCGCACATGTATATTAGACACCCAATGGCAGTTTGAGCCATAGTGTATGAATTTTCCCTGCTGTTCTAGAAAAAACAATTTGCTTTTTAAACTGTTCAGAGATAAGATGTTTTTGTGATGAAAACCCTATCATACAGAAAAGCTGTACCTGCTTAAGCTACAAACAGAAAAAATGTTAAGTCGGGATGCCTGGATATTTAGGCACCTGTATAgaaatggcttgattttcaaaggtactaaGCAGCAGCAAAGTTGGGGAAGTCAATTGGAGAAGCAGATCTGCACAtgtgaaaaaaatcaagccacttcTACTTAAGTGCTTAAATGAAGATTTAGTGGCCTATTTTACACTTCCATTTCTGAAAATTGTTGCCTAACACTACAGGTAAAATCCTGGTCCTGTTAAAGTCAAtcagagttttaccattgatgaAATGGGGTTGTAACTTCACCCTATATTTTTATGATCTGAAGTCCCCATttgtaaaagaaaatgaaaaccacaGTAACAAAAATTTTTTAAATTAGGTTTGAGATTATTTCTTGGGGGTGAAGGAACAAGCTGATTATTTTTATCCCAAAAAACACTGCTTGAATGCAGTCTTTTGTACCATTGCTTATAGAAATAGAGTAAGATGGCTCCACTGTATATTGTAGAACTATTATTTCAGCATTAGAGCTTTGCTTTGTTACACAATAATTGCAGCGATAATTCTGAAATGTTGCACAGAACTCATAACGGCACTTACCCATAACCATTATCCACAATCTTTTGAACAAATGCCACAATTTCCGGTACATATTCGCTGACCCGAGTTAAGACATCAGGAGGTAACACCTATAGATAAAGATAAATGGTCATTTATATATACTGCATTTCATACCACTTTTCATGCCAGAATCTCAATTAAATCTCATCATCCTTGTGAGATAGGTAATAACTATTTTATAAGATGGAAAAACGaagcagttaagtgacttgctcaaaggaACACAGACATTCTAATTCCTAGTTTCCTACTCTGGGACTTGAAAGAGCTACTGGACCTCTTTTCTAAACTTCTTATCCCATCAGCCAAGTTACTAAAgatctggctgctgcagaagatGAAAGTTGTTCAATTTGTGGTATCTATGCTGTGCAGGGGATTATTCCCCACCATGTTTCTAAGCTACCTGCCATGTAGAAAAACAGCTTTCAGTTATCTGAACCTCCATATAGGCAACAGCATTCAGATATAAAATTCTCAGGGTGTGTTTGTTTATTGACACCATCGAGTTAGTCAGAATTTCTTAGGTACCCAGTGATGGTGGACTCTCATGCTAAATGCTGATGTTTGTTAGCAGGGCCCCTGGTGGCGCAGTTAGTAACCCCAGACATGTACTGTATCTCAAATTCCAGACTCAGCCTGGGACAACAGCATGGGGAAAGACAGAAATTAGCAACATTGGAGGAAGGAAAATAGACCTTATTAATGAGTAAGGGAATGAGACACCCACCCCGATGTATTTGCCCAGTTCATGTcaaggggaagggatggggcgtAGCTATGCAGTACGAAGTGCCTGATCTCCAGACGGGAGAAACTATTGTTAATGTGATCAGTTGCAGGGTGGCAACGCTGATGAGAAGAGGACAGCAGGGTCTTAAGGTGCTGATTTAATAGCTACCGGTTCATTGCAGGTTAAAGATTATCAATAAGGTGGTGAGCTAAGACCTTCAATTAAAACTGAGTTATTGAATTTTACTTCAGGGCCTTCTAAGGGTGCAGCCAGCCTTACACATGCTTGGCACATACAAAGTTCATAAGATGGAACAGCTTGTTTACTTACATTGAGGGCTTCCATATCTTTATGATACTCCTCTTCCCAGAATTTGGGGAGGTTAGAGAATATGGAGTTGTCAGTCACCTGACTGCCAAACTTGGTGTCTAGCCACTCGGACAGCACATCTTTTGCTTCTTCCAACAATTTCTATGAAAAGAAAGTTATATACATATAACAGTTCAGTGCAATACAAATCTAGAAAAAAGTCTTACTTATGAGCCTAGACTGTAATGCCTTTTaataggcattttaaaaaatatgttttcacATTGTTAATTTGCCTGGGCATGAATATTCTTGCACCTGTCATTCTTTGCAGCCATGTAGCCTTCCATGTGCTTGGAGCGAATAGAAGATGGGTACATAATTTACATCTAGAGAGAGTCTTAATGGTGTTCTGATAAAAGATACAGAGAAGTGCTGAGGGATTTGCATTTTGCTGAAGATCAAGAGAAATATCATGTAAATGAATAAAGATAATTCAGTAAAAAAAGTGCACCCTAAATATCATTCAGGCTATTTTCTCTTTAGTTTTCCATTAACACTCTAATTACACCATGCATTTTGAGAACAGATATACAGAATCAGCTTAAAAAGAATGCCTACTTGGTGACAtaatagatttgtttttaaaaacaaagacactTATAAAGGCACCCATCTTTTAGTGGCTGGATGAATTTTACATAAGTTGGACCAAAAAGGATGCATTTCACAAAGGCAGGGAGCACACAGTCTGTGCCCCCAACAGTTATTGCACCAAACAGCTTGAAAGAGAGGCAATACCATCCAGGGTTCTAATTACTAAAAGAAATTAGTTACAATATCTGTTGTGTTTACTGGGGCTTATCCAAAGgacaatgaagtcaataggaatctttccatttattttaatgggctttggctcaggcccacaTCCAAAGGACAGATATTTCTGAAATAATTTGGAAACATCAATTCGGTGAACAAGAGGCATAAAATACTTGAGCAGCACAGCAATAAAACTGTCAAAGGTATTTCCATATGCACTGTGGACAGATCTGTATGTACAACCAGTTATGGCATGAATCCCTTCCCAAGACAGAAATTCCATGAAATAAGGCTAAAGATCTGAGTCTTTTATTGTAGAGGAGAAAATCCTTTACGGAAAACTGGAAATAGCAGCTATCAAAAAAGATCATGATGAGGTTCTGCAATGTCTGAGGCTAGTTTGAGTGGCATACGAAAACTATTTAACTGAGCTCAGTGATACGGTTTTACAGCGTTGAATGTTAAGTATTGGGAAATTCTCAGACCATTTATAAAATATGTTTCAGAAAACTGTTACAAGCCAATGAGATTTAAAATCCATTCATATTGACCTCAGCATGTTTGTTGATCTCTTCTCCGGGAAGTTTCTTTTGCACAGCTTCTTCTAGATGTTCCACAGCAGACTTCACTGCATTCTGAATTCTTTCCAGCATCTGCTTTTTATCTGGATCAGTGGTGTCATTTAACATAGCTGAAAAAGGCTACATTAAGAAATGTTCATGAAATAATGtgcagtaaaaagaaaaaaaaatctatccaagAACTTTAACTGGATGACAGAACTATAGGCACTTTCTTCATGTTCTGGTGTGCTGCAAGCGCAGCTTATTCAACAGCTGTCTATTCCTCATGTAAAATATGTTCTAAGCACATAATTCCTTACTTGAGATGAGTAGTATGTTTCCCCACATGCTGTCAGATTGAAATCTATCAGACTACTCAGAGAATAATGTACTACTCAACATCAGTAAAGCAGCAATAATAAGGCCACTAGTTTTAATGATCCAAAAGGATATGGAATATAAAATTCCATTCACATTTGACTGTCTAAATCTGAATTAACAGCTGTATCACAATACGTGTTCCTTGTAGATAGTTGTAATGTTGTAAAGATTAAAAACAACCACTATTTAGTACCTTCATTTAATCTCAATGCTCTCTACAAAAGTGAATAAGCATAAGCCCCCTTTTATATATGGGATAATTTTAAGCACAGAAAAGTTAAGTGACAAGTCAGTGACAGACATAAAAtgcagccctctcctcccctcccgcccccccgtacctcccagctctgtgcttCAACTCATAAGGTTGAGAATCGCTTGTCTTTTTTACAATTCATGATGCACAAAAAGGCCAAAAACTCACCCTTAACCCCCCTAAATTGTAGCACCAACAGCTCAATGCTGTCAATGGCACAGTAGGAAGCATAATTCATGTTCAAACTTACTGCATAAAGAAAGTTTACACAAATACTTTTCATACGTGGCCTTTCCTTAAATTTGTGTTTTATATGTCAGAAGCTCAAGTAATATTGCAGCCAACATCTGAATTTTCCTCAAAATAGTACATACATACATGCAGATTAGATGTCTGGGGACAAAATTAGGCATGCATTTTGCACATGCAATTTTATGCCTAACACATCAGAAAAGTCTGGCGGGCATTTAAAAAATGGTCAAAAATTCTACAGCTGTGAAGATGGCTGTTTATTTCCAGTAATACAGCATCAGAAGTTTTCCTGTGgatggtcctgattcagcaaggtactctAAGCaaatgcctaattttaagcacatgagcagtcctACATAAGTCAATGGAACTCCCCACGTGCTTAAAGTACCTTACTGAATCAAAGCCTAAGTTACTAGCAGAGGAAAACTATGAGCTCACCTTTGAAGCAATTTGAACATCTTCAAATAGCTGGACTGCAGGTGGCTTCTTCTCTCTATATTGTTCAAAAAGATAATTTTGTCTTGCTCTCTTGATGATCTACAAGGCAAGAATATTAAAACATATTTCTAAAAAGGGCAGACAAAGTCCAAATACCAATGTACTTTCCTACTAAATACTTTAGTAGCCCTCCAAATTCAACATACTACAAGAATTACATATATAATTAACACCACTGAAGCACATCAAATAAAGTAATCATGAAATTAAATGCATTAATAACCAATAATGAAGCAGCCCAGTAAAATAAGTTACCTTTGTAAAAAGGAGATAATCTTAATTGTTTTTAACCACATTCACTTATACATCagcttggaagaattagatttttaaatcGGTAGATGTTGGTACTGGTTGATTTTACCAtgcacacaaactgacaaaatatttccatccatgATCAaagttttttaaagataggcaaagtaagaaaagggCTGCTCGAGAACTTAGAGATTGATTTAAGAGTATTTActtttatatattttgacatcTGAAGTTGATAATTTTGGTTTTAATGGCTATAAAGCTTCAACTTTCTGAATTTCAACATttactatcattaaataattctTGCCTGACCACCCCTCATTGTCTGGCTCGCCCCTTCCCacaactgaaaattaaaaatcaacagaaaattaaaaatgcttcAAACTCACAATTCtgtacaactgtgaaaatttaaaatttgataaaaaagggaaaaatgtttaaaaataaacagatactATTCActgaaattatatacaaaaaattgaattctgccaagcctacttataCACAAAAGCAGCATGGATCTAAATTACTAGAGGTTTTGCTAAAGTCTAGCCAGTATACTAAAACTGAATTAGATCCAGTGACTGAAAATCAATGTCTTTGTCACAGAGATTAGAATCAGGCTACATAGTGCAATTGAAGTTACTAGTCTAGGTGTCTAGCCTTACCAAATTGATAAAACACACTATATACATACTGACTCTGAATCCCTGGACTTGGTCAACTTATTGTCGTTTAGATGCACCTTTAAAGACACCTTACCTTATCATCAATATCTGTAATATTTATACAGTAGAAGACATCATATTTAAAGTAATCCCTCAACACTCTTCTCAGGATATCAAATGAGATGTATGacctaaaaaaattcaaaaggaaGAACTTACTTTTACTTAGTGGATACCTCATATACAATCTATTATATGCAAGAACTATGTTAATGCAGCACTGAATGAGATTTTAAATCCCACAGTGTCAGTAAATTCCCAGCTGAAGTTCCCATAGCAACATTAACTTTCCCCCCACTACAAACAGACTTTTCACTGCATGataacaaatataaataaaattatatatatatatataaaattttctTTTTCCACCTTAGAGTACCTGAGTTGTTGTCTAGCAGTATGTCTAACTCACTGTACTTGGCTTGACATATTCCTAGGGATTTTCAGCTTTGTTATTTAGCTGCTTACAACATAAACTGTTAGCTTTTTATCCAAGGAAGAAACTCTGTGGTACCTGGCATGTCCCATGTGAGAAGCATCATATACTGTTGGGCCACAGCAATACCATGTCACTTTTTTGCCATTCTGGGGCTGAAATACATCCTTAAATGGAAAGGAAGGTTCAGTGAGCAGAAGAAATTGAAGACATATGGGATTATATGAATCTGGATTATAAAACAACAATTACACTCTCAGTTTTACTGTACGAAAAGAATGCTAACTTCACCACATAAAAGAGATAACATAATTTGTCTTTTTTCCATAAGCTGCAGTCTACAAAATGTGATATCAAAGTCTAGACAGCCAGATGGGTCAGATCTTCATTTAACCCTTAGCAGATATTACCCATACATGCAAAGGGGAGAGCGAGGCCTAGTTTACATGGAGACATTTTCGGTATAACCTGAGGTGAGAATTTAAATCAACATTGTTACACTAGTATAACTCTCAGTTTAGATGCTCTTATTCCCATATAAAAGAGTGGCTTTTTTTGATTTAGCTTATGGTGCTTAAGAATGTTTGTTTAGcttaaaacctaataaacaaaaaAGGTACTCATACTAGAACAACAGTGTCCAGATGGAGCTGTTATAACAATACTGGTAaaactttctcatgtagacaagccataacAAGACAAATTCCGATTTGGTTCGGTTTTGTGTATGTTATGTTGTATTATGTTATGCACTCTTGGGTGATGGAAGGCTGCAGTCATATATTATACCTGGAATATCATAGCACTTTTTATGTTT encodes:
- the CARS1 gene encoding cysteine--tRNA ligase, cytoplasmic isoform X2 is translated as MDQHFHVVRWYRHIEAIYGGSNEKIEPCKLQTSKGKRTQPHWSSPEGTKQSKLCLYNSLTRNKDVFQPQNGKKVTWYCCGPTVYDASHMGHARSYISFDILRRVLRDYFKYDVFYCINITDIDDKIIKRARQNYLFEQYREKKPPAVQLFEDVQIASKPFSAMLNDTTDPDKKQMLERIQNAVKSAVEHLEEAVQKKLPGEEINKHAEKLLEEAKDVLSEWLDTKFGSQVTDNSIFSNLPKFWEEEYHKDMEALNVLPPDVLTRVSEYVPEIVAFVQKIVDNGYGYVSNGSVYFDTMKFDATEKHSYAKLVPEAVGDQKALQEGEGDLSISADRLSEKRSPNDFALWKSSKPGEPSWDSPWGKGRPGWHIECSAMAGSILGESMDIHGGGFDLRFPHHDNELAQSEAYFENDHWVRYFLHTGHLTIAGCKMSKSLKNFITIKDALKKHTARQLRLAFLMHSWKDTLDYSNNTMESAIQYEKFLNEFFLNVKDILRAPIDLIGQFQKWEFRETELNKSFYDKKAAIHEALCDNIDTRTVLEEMRSLVSQSNSYIAAKKTARQMPNRLLLESISSYLTQMLKIFGAIESDEALGFPVGGNGQNLNLESTVMPYLQVLSDFREGVRQIAREKKVTEVLQLSDALRDDILPELGVRFEDHEGLPTVVKLVDRETLLKEREEKKKIEEEKKRKKEEAFRKKQEQEAAKLAKMKIPPHAMFKSELDKYSKFDENGFPTHDTEGKELSKGQMKKLKKLYEAQEKIHKEYLQMVQNGTAN
- the CARS1 gene encoding cysteine--tRNA ligase, cytoplasmic isoform X1 — translated: MAAAGGESTSNYSFILSISEEEARLKALDKYLSTRSYIQGFTFSHADVEVFRQFSRPPMDQHFHVVRWYRHIEAIYGGSNEKIEPCKLQTSKGKRTQPHWSSPEGTKQSKLCLYNSLTRNKDVFQPQNGKKVTWYCCGPTVYDASHMGHARSYISFDILRRVLRDYFKYDVFYCINITDIDDKIIKRARQNYLFEQYREKKPPAVQLFEDVQIASKPFSAMLNDTTDPDKKQMLERIQNAVKSAVEHLEEAVQKKLPGEEINKHAEKLLEEAKDVLSEWLDTKFGSQVTDNSIFSNLPKFWEEEYHKDMEALNVLPPDVLTRVSEYVPEIVAFVQKIVDNGYGYVSNGSVYFDTMKFDATEKHSYAKLVPEAVGDQKALQEGEGDLSISADRLSEKRSPNDFALWKSSKPGEPSWDSPWGKGRPGWHIECSAMAGSILGESMDIHGGGFDLRFPHHDNELAQSEAYFENDHWVRYFLHTGHLTIAGCKMSKSLKNFITIKDALKKHTARQLRLAFLMHSWKDTLDYSNNTMESAIQYEKFLNEFFLNVKDILRAPIDLIGQFQKWEFRETELNKSFYDKKAAIHEALCDNIDTRTVLEEMRSLVSQSNSYIAAKKTARQMPNRLLLESISSYLTQMLKIFGAIESDEALGFPVGGNGQNLNLESTVMPYLQVLSDFREGVRQIAREKKVTEVLQLSDALRDDILPELGVRFEDHEGLPTVVKLVDRETLLKEREEKKKIEEEKKRKKEEAFRKKQEQEAAKLAKMKIPPHAMFKSELDKYSKFDENGFPTHDTEGKELSKGQMKKLKKLYEAQEKIHKEYLQMVQNGTAN